The sequence below is a genomic window from Escherichia marmotae.
ACGGTTGTGAAGTGTGTAAACCCACCATCGGTTCGCTGCTGGCGTCCTGCTGGAACGAATACATTCTGAAACCGCAGCATACTCCGTTGCAGGATTCTAACGATAACTTCCTCGCTAATATCCAGAAAGACGGCACCTATTCGGTGATCCCGCGTTCTCCGGGCGGTGAAATTACCCCGGAAGGTTTGATGGCTGTAGGTCGTATCGCACGTGAATTTAATCTCTACACCAAAATCACCGGCTCCCAACGTATTGCGATGTTTGGTGCACAGAAAGACGATCTGCCGGAGATCTGGCGTCAACTGATTGAAGCGGGATTCGAAACCGGTCATGCCTATGCGAAAGCGCTGCGTATGGCGAAAACCTGCGTGGGTAGCACCTGGTGCCGCTACGGTGTTGGCGACAGCGTCGGCCTCGGCGTAGAACTGGAAAACCGCTACAAAGGCATCCGCGCACCGCACAAAATCAAGTTCGGTGTCTCTGGTTGTACCCGTGAATGTTCAGAAGCGCAGGGCAAAGACGTAGGTATCATCGCCACTGAAAAAGGCTGGAACCTGTACGTTTGCGGTAACGGCGGCATGAAACCGCGTCATGCGGATCTGCTGGCAGCGGATATCGATCGCGAAACGCTGCTCAAATATCTCGACCGCTTCATGATGTTCTACATCCGTACTGCCGACAAACTGACCCGTACCGCACCGTGGTTAGAAAACCTCGAAGGCGGCATCGATTACCTGAAAGCGGTGATCATTGATGACAAACTGGGTCTGAACGCACATCTGGAAGAAGAGATGGCGCGCCTGCGTGAAGCTGTAGTGTGTGAGTGGACTGAAACGGTCAATACGCCGTCTGCACAGACTCGCTTCAAGCACTTCATCAACAGCGACAAGCGTGACCCGAATGTGCAGATGGTGCCTGAGCGCGAACAGCACCGTCCGGCAACGCCGTATGAACGTATTCCGGTAACTCTGGTGGAGGACAACGCATGAGCCAGTGGAAAGACATCTGCAAAATCGATGACATCCTGCCTGAAACCGGCGTCTGCGCGCTGTTAGGTGACGAGCAGGTGGCGATTTTCCGTCCGTATCACAGCGACCAGGTGTTTGCTATCAGCAATATCGATCCGTTCTTCGAATCCAGCGTACTGTCACGCGGGCTGATTGCGGAACATCAGGGTGAGCTGTGGGTAGCCAGCCCGCTGAAAAAACAGCGTTTTCGCTTAAGCGACGGCTTGTGCATGGAGGACGAACAGTTCTCCGTCAAGCATTACGAAGCACGAGTGAAAGACGGCGTAGTACAACTGCGCGGTTAATGTTTTAACGGGAGGCGCAATGCCTCCCCTTTTTGCATTGTCCTGTAATAACCTTCGGTATATTGCAGGACATTTTTTAAACTCTTTGTTTTATTTTTGTTTTTATTTTTTAAGGATAATCAAATGTTTACAGACACTATCAATAAGTGTGCGGCGAACGCTGCGCGCATCGCACGCCTGTCGGCAAATAACCCGCTTGGCTTTTGGGTCAGCTCCGCAATGGCGGGAGCTTATGTGGGTCTTGGGATCATCCTGATTTTCACGCTCGGCAATTTGCTCGATCCGTCCGTGCGTCCGCTGGTGATGGGGGCAACTTTTGGTATCGCCTTAACGCTGGTGATTATCGCCGGTTCTGAACTGTTCACCGGACACACCATGTTCCTCACCTTTGGGGTGAAAGCAGGCACCATCAGCCACGGGCAAATGTGGGCAATTCTGCCGCAAACCTGGCTGGGTAATCTGGTCGGTTCCATCTTCGTAGCGATGCTCTATAGCTGGGGCGGCGGTAGCCTGCTACCGGTGGATACCAGCATCGTCCATTCTGTCGCGCTGGCCAAAACCACCGCACCAGCAATGGTACTGTTCTTCAAAGGCGCATTGTGTAACTGGCTGGTTTGCCTGGCAATCTGGATGGCGCTGCGCACCGAAGGCGCGGCGAAATTTATCGCTATCTGGTGGTGTCTGCTGGCGTTTATCGCCTCCGGCTATGAGCACTCCGTTGCCAACATGACGCTGTTCGCTCTCTCCTGGTTCGGCAACCATAGCGAAGCCTACACTCTGGCGGGCATTGGTCATAACCTGCTGTGGGTGACGCTGGGTAATACTTTATCTGGCGCCGTATTCATGGGATTGGGTTATTGGTATGCTACGCCGAAAGCTAATCGTCCGATTGCGGACAAATTTAATCAAACTGAAACGGCTGCAGGTTAATCAGTAAGGGGTTTTACGTGGATCATTTGCCTATATTTTGCCAATTACGCGATCGCGACTGTCTGATTGTCGGCGGCGGTGATGTCGCGGAACGCAAAGCCAGGTTGCTGTTGGACGCAGGCGCTCGCTTAACGGTGAATGCATTAGCGTTTATTCCGCAGTTTACCGCATGGGCAGATGCTGGCATGTTAACCCTCGTCGAGGGGCCATTTGATGAAAGCCTTCTCGATACCTGTTGGCTGGCGATTGCGGCTACTGATGATGATGCGCTTAACCAGCGCGTCAGCGAAGCCGCTGAATCTCGTCGTATCTTCTGTAACGTGGTAGATGCACCGAAAGCCGCCAGTTTCATTATGCCGTCCATTATCGACCGCTCACCGCTAATGGTAGCGGTCTCCTCCGGCGGCACATCTCCAGTCCTGGCGCGCCTGCTGCGCGAAAAACTCGAATCACTACTGCCTCTCCATCTGGGTCAGGTGGCAAAATATGCCGGACAGTTACGCGGTCGGGTGAAACAGCAGTTCGCCACAATGGGTGAGCGTCGCCGTTTCTGGGAAAAACTGTTCGTCAATGACCGTCTGGCGCAGTCGCTGGCGAACAACGATCAGAAAGCCATTACTGAAAC
It includes:
- the nirC gene encoding nitrite transporter NirC, producing MFTDTINKCAANAARIARLSANNPLGFWVSSAMAGAYVGLGIILIFTLGNLLDPSVRPLVMGATFGIALTLVIIAGSELFTGHTMFLTFGVKAGTISHGQMWAILPQTWLGNLVGSIFVAMLYSWGGGSLLPVDTSIVHSVALAKTTAPAMVLFFKGALCNWLVCLAIWMALRTEGAAKFIAIWWCLLAFIASGYEHSVANMTLFALSWFGNHSEAYTLAGIGHNLLWVTLGNTLSGAVFMGLGYWYATPKANRPIADKFNQTETAAG
- the nirD gene encoding nitrite reductase small subunit NirD — protein: MSQWKDICKIDDILPETGVCALLGDEQVAIFRPYHSDQVFAISNIDPFFESSVLSRGLIAEHQGELWVASPLKKQRFRLSDGLCMEDEQFSVKHYEARVKDGVVQLRG